Proteins encoded in a region of the Micromonas commoda chromosome 10, complete sequence genome:
- a CDS encoding hypothetical protein (putative protein), which produces MGGQKGKSKGGAKGRGGGKKASAAAGGNRGGDKSDPRALRAFVSSHVELAWVASADEATRAAFLDHASTPPAASALETSFAAVRECVEQRACSERVKDVAVHALALVRSGEVERLAKDAKTRSTEVRADPSTPTSAQARTSTGSSTFSSVDDDSDSDSDGEDAAERKRDAELARCLLGSGGSDASLAVSDFAIVEAPVDSDHGATVRFAAASAGRSAEDARPALRAALERGLAWMARVQGEGSNSSEGSKKTRDAANPVEKSSDASPPSGAIDANKPQSEDPTLYLDHSIQSHDRARAAKADLEHFASVYRQEWHVIAGLQASCAEAGRDWDGLAQACHAWMLLSDRRREFHFEKQLRTKFESLKMHDHWARESARIHRSFDARHGGHLGGGLNAAAQSGFSKTPARTALGAQQTAARQAAMDDMKRGYDEADRELRERETMTPRVEADRLIYSANAAIQAYMDYLTRLQMRLSAADPKEREEQSKEMHKEEDADVTARDGSDDDERETDDVDVHHVEACEKTGKLKAVNTDGSFVYVDAPAITDETSANAAIAAALDAAHKAKAAGKEAAADAAAAAFGKFGLITAGPGRNLAEKYKTSAAEKYKAEWDQEVAYAATSVQRAEWLAMTQEERDREMAVRQERCNTVYVHITRWNAATDALKQKQRSRHNNAGGQYWNTQDILGHVQQMERTVFAWLKGHQREVHQAELKLQSLMEKAPDAASLGVTNPNNRAAGGFTTGGVGLAKDVAGPRLNYDVFPSKFLNKLNAIGEEYESKIRAWRDEISAGNRAIHETAANTVARAMFSQTCARLACTFAEAESDRRREELDDLVLLDDAPDGAGGSKKKPKKKKKNQNAIVAIAGPEASSAEPETRPAAETSRLEPDSPMDDSAAEVESDRDEHEPSPPAPVRKSAPPASSSPEIEEIEEIGEGDDLGSDVASGSEGVDAWWGIERGEKARRDEGSDWVAAGPKPRKTREQRARERHERAAAERADAERAMRRERELRERKARERERWEREEAPPPTVGSMPARDGGGEPEAIPAEDDEALRIEAIRIGELESRAAKAAKAAQAAAEAAIAAAAEAAKMQAEAEAAMREARRSRETLAKAATGPVQSANHAPGPERSANHASGPDRSANHASVATAPPPPPGAPPGVATHGSDSTMTKPVAAFFAGASNRAKAPSPPRKTPTSDTPGDKPGGEGGEADSEEEIRRLSSSDFPALSPSAAAGKAAEKRAAPLIAAHKRATETSNLPVGAKPFDPNMAKAILAGMRDGDPNKP; this is translated from the exons ATGGGAGGACAAAAGGGAAAGTCCAAGGGCGGGGCgaagggccgcggcggtggcaagaaagcctccgccgccgccggcggcaaCAGGGGCGGCGACAAGtccgacccccgcgcgctgcgaGCCTTCGTCTCGAGCCACGTCGAACTCGCGTgggtcgcctccgcggatgaagcgacgcgcgcggcgttcctcgACCACGCGTCGACTCCGCCCGCTGCGAGCGCGCTGGAgacgtcgttcgcggcggttcgcgagTGTGTGGAGCAGCGAGCGTGCTCGGAGAGGGtcaaggacgtcgccgtgcacgcgctggcgctggtCAGATCTGGCGAGGTGGAAAGGCTCGCGAAGGATGCAAAGACGAGATCTAcggaggtgcgcgcggatCCTTCCACGCCGACGTCTGCCCAGGCGAGGACGTCCACGGGTTCGTCGACCTTCTCCTCCGTAGATgacgacagcgacagcgactccgacggcgaggacgccgcggagcgcaagcgcgacgccgagctcgcgcgatgCCTCCTCGGATCCGGcggctccgacgcgagcctcgcggtgagcgatttcgccatcgtcgaggcgcccgtGGACTCGGAccacggcgcgacggtgcgGTTCGctgccgcgtcggcggggcgatccgcggaagacgcgcgcccggcgcttcgcgccgcgctggagcggGGGCTCGCGTGGATGGCGCGCGTTCAAGGCGAGGGTTCAAACTCCTCAGAGGGATCTAAGAAGACGCGAGATGCCGCAAATCCCGTCGAGAaatcgagcgacgcgtcacctccctcgggcgcgatcgacgcgaacAAACCCCAAAGCGAGGACCCGACGCTGTACCTGGACCACTCGATCCAGTCccacgaccgcgcgcgagccgccaaggcggacTTGGAGCACTTCGCGAGCGTGTACCGGCAGGAGTGGCACGTCATCGCGGGTTTACAGGCGAGCTGCGCAGAGGCTGGCCGAGACTGGGACGGGCTCGCGCAGGCGTGTCACGCGTGGATGCTCCTGTCCGACAGACGACGCGAGTTTCACTTCGAGAAGCAGCTCCGGACCAAGTTCGAGAGTCTGAAGATGCACGATCACTGGGCGAGGGAGAGTGCGAGGATTCACCGCTCGTTCGACGCTCGGCacggcggccacctcggcggcggtctcaacgcggcggcgcagtcggGCTTCTCCaagacgcccgcgcgcaccgcgctcggggcgcAGCAGACGGCCGCGAggcaggcggcgatggacgacatGAAGCGCGGGTACGACGAGGCCGATCGGGAGCTGCGAGAGAGGGAGACGATGACGCCGAGGGTCGAGGCTGACCGGCTCATCTactccgcgaacgccgcgatccAGGCGTACATGGACTACCTCACGCGCCTGCAGATGCGgctgtccgcggcggacccgaaggagcgcgaggagcagaGCAAAGAGATGCACAAGGAGGAAGACGCGGACGTGACGGCTCGTGacggctcggacgacgacgagagggagacggacgacgtcgacgtgcaTCACGTCGAAGCGTGCGAGAAAACCGGTAAGCTGAAGGCGGTCAACACCGACGGATCTTTCGTTTacgtggacgcgccggccATCACCGACGAgacgtccgcgaacgccgcgatcgccgcggcgctcgacgccgcgcacaaggccaaagccgcgggcaaggaggcggccgccgacgccgcggcggcggcgtttgggAAGTTTGGGTTGATCACCGCAGGCCCTGGCCGAAACCTGGCCGAAAAGTACAAGACTTCCGCGGCGGAAAAGTACAAGGCTGAGTGGGATCAGGAGGTGGCctacgcggcgacgtcggtgcaACGCGCGGAGTGGCTCGCGATGACCCAGGAGGAACGCGATCGCGAGATGGCTGTCCGACAGGAGCGCTGCAACACCGTGTACGTCCACATCACGCGAtggaacgccgcgacggatgcTCTGAAGCAAAAGCAGCGCTCGCGACACAACAACGCCGGTGGACAGTACTGGAACACGCAGGACATCTTGGGGCACGTGCAGCAGATGGAGCGCACGGTGTTTGCGTGGCTGAAGGGCCACCAGCGAGAGGTGCACCAGGCGGAGCTCAAGCTCCAGTCGTTGATGGAGAAGGctccggacgccgcgagttTGGGAGTAACCAACCCAAAcaaccgcgccgccggcgggttcaccaccggcggcgtgggcctcgcgaaggacgtcgcgggcccGCGACTCAACTACGACGTCTTCCCGTCCAAGTTTCTCAACAAGCTCAACGCCATCGGCGAGGAGTACGAGTCAAAGATTCGCGCGTGGAGGGACGAAATCTCCGCGGGGAATAGGGCGATCCACGAGACCGCGGCAAACACCGTCGCTCGGGCGATGTTCTCGCAGACGTGCGCCAGGCTGGCGTGCAcgttcgccgaggcggagagcgataggcggcgcgaggagctggacgacctcgtcctgctcgacgacgcgcccgatgGAGCCGGGGGTTCCAAGAAGAagcccaagaagaagaagaagaatcAAAACGCGATTgtcgcgatcgcggggcCCGAGGCTTCGAGTGCGGAACCCGAGacgagacccgcggcggagacttCGCGTCTGGAGCCCGACTCGCCCATGGAcgacagcgccgcggaggtggaatCGGACCGGGATGAGcacgagccgtcgccgcccgcgccggttcgTAAATCCGCGCCCCCCGCTTCGTCTTCACCGGAGATTGAGGAGATTGAGGAGATTGGGGAGGGTGACGATCTGGGCTCTGACGTCGCCTCCGGctccgagggcgtcgacgcgtggtGGGGaatcgagcgcggcgaaaaGGCGAGAAGAGACGAGGGAAGCGActgggtcgccgcgggtccaaAACCGAGAAAGACCCGCGAgcagcgggcgcgggagcgccacgagcgcgccgccgccgaacgcgccgatgccgagcGGGCGatgcggcgcgagcgggagcTGAGGGAGCGCAAGGCGAGGGAACGGGAGCGatgggagcgcgaggaggcg ccgccgcccacggttGGTTCGATgccggcgcgcgacggaggcggcgaacccgAGGCTATCccggcggaggatgacgaggcTCTCCGGATCGAGGCTATTCGCATCGGCGAGCTGGAGTCCAGAGCCgcgaaggcggccaaggcggcgcaagccgcggcggaggcggccatcgccgccgcggcggaggcggcgaagatgcaggcggaggcggaggcggcgatgagggaggcgcgaagatcgcgcgagacgctcgccaaggcggcgacgggacccGTCCAATCGGCCAATCACGCGCCGGGACCCGAAAGATCGGCCAATCACGCGTCTGGACCCGACCGATCGGCCAATCACGCTTCCgtcgccacggcgccgccgccgccgcccggcgccccgcccggcgtcgcgacgcacggaTCGGACTCCACCATGACCAaacccgtcgcggcgttcttcgcgggggcgtccaacagggcgaaggcgccgtcgcccccgcggaaAACGCCAACATCTGATACACCCGGTGAtaaacccggcggcgagggcggcgaggcggattcggaggaggagattcGACGGCTTTCCTCCTCCGACTTTCCCGCGctgtcgccgtccgcggcggcgggcaagGCTGCGGAaaagcgcgcggcgccgctcatCGCGGCCCACAAgagggcgacggagacgtcgAACCTGCCCGTCGGGGCGAAACCCTTCGACCCGAACATGGCCAAGGCGATTCTGGCGGGGATGAGAGACGGCGATCCAAACAAACCGTAG
- a CDS encoding hypothetical protein (This model contains Trp-Asp (WD-40) repeats signature and profiles) → MAADPNDPDRIFYVAGSTVVYGHLGKTGGQSFLRGHDDDVTCMAVSHSGKLIATGQTGVNADVVLWDAVNGKELFRLSEHDEGVACLAFSPDDRLLVSCGIHADGKIFAWDTETGCIVANGALSPRETNAIAFAPKIQRNGTYYTFGTAGKEEVVIWGCDAGRGLIGGQKCGTGNTKRYFTSCIFSPDSTELYVGSKSGDVSTFNVQGCVLRNWAPCCKGAAQVFMQVDGGRYYLVGGGDGSVGVFNPHKPPTVLDALDYVWEFEGGVTSMSTVNDEGSRSGNPKMVVCTAAGRKYVAYVKRRKAGVANPTPVLLEESHVDAISLVQFAPAGADFGDQGPKAHANSCMQAVVSCGSDGALKAWNLNPRPVCTMRTKVKSTAMAPMCVCVCDQMFMTGWADGHVRAHDNVTGELLWTLPDAHAQGGVTSIAVAHGAHFFCTGGAEGMVRVWDMRKRQLVSTFKEHRNRVVGLTVLTDDLHVVSASRDRSIITWDLVRECRVHQQTQHVGGINACVINQANPEAMQMVSVGQDRSLSFWDLMDRDPLQIVKGAHSQECTCAALSSQGVLATGSKDQTVKLWDFDSGRLLAAQHAHCGSVSSVTFSADGRTLVSGGEDGIVMVWDVAVDR, encoded by the coding sequence atGGCGGCCGATCCCAACGACCCCGACCGCATCTTCTACGTCGCCGGTTCCACCGTCGTGTACGGTCACCTCGGCAAGACCGGGGGCCAATCCTTCCTCCGcggccacgacgacgacgtcacgtGCATGGCGGTCTCCCACTCCGGGaagctcatcgcgaccggcCAGACGGGCGTcaacgcggacgtcgtgctCTGGGACGCCGTCAACGGCAAAGAGCTGTTCAGGCTGTCGGAgcacgacgagggcgtcgcgtgcCTCGCCTTCTCCCCCGACGACAGGCTCCTCGTGTCGTGCGGCATTCACGCGGACGGCAAGATCTTCGCGTGGGACACGGAGACGGGCTGCAtcgtcgcgaacggcgcATTGTCCCCGAGGGAGACCAACgccatcgcgttcgcgccgaaaATTCAACGCAACGGAACGTACTACACCTTCGGGACCGCGGGCAAAGAAGAGGTGGTCATCTGGGGTTGCGACGCCGGCCGAGGGCTCATCGGAGGCCAGAAGTGCGGCACCGGCAACACCAAGCGGTACTTCACCTCGTGCATCTTCAGCCCGGACTCGACGGAACTCTACGTCGGATCGAAGAGCGGAGACGTATCCACGTTTAACGTCCAGGGGTGCGTCCTCCGGAACTGGGCTCCGTGCTGcaagggcgcggcgcaggtgtTCATGCAAGTGGACGGCGGCCGGTACtatctcgtcggcggcggcgacggcagcgtCGGAGTCTTCAACCCGCACAAACCGCCGAcggtcctcgacgccctcgactACGTGTGGGAGTTCGAGGGCGGGGTGACGTCGATGAGCACGGTGAACGACGAAGGTTCGCGCTCCGGCAATCCCAAGATGGTGGtgtgcaccgccgccggtaGAAAGTACGTGGCATACGTCAAGCGTCGTAAAGCGGGCGTGGCTAACCCGACGCCGGTGTTGCTCGAGGAGtcgcacgtcgacgccataTCCCTGGTGCAGTTCGCCCCCGCTGGCGCGGACTTTGGCGATCAGGGACCCAAAGCGCACGCGAACTCGTGCATGCAGGCGGTGGTGAGCTGCGGCAGCGACGGGGCGCTCAAGGCTTGGAACCTCAACCCGCGGCCGGTTTGCACGATGAGGACCAAGGTCAAGtccaccgcgatggcgccgatgTGCGTGTGCGTTTGCGATCAGATGTTCATGACCGGGTGGGCGGACGGCCACGTGCGGGCGCACGACaacgtcaccggcgagctCCTGTGGACCCTCCCGGATGCCcacgcgcagggcggcgtCACGTcaatcgccgtcgcccacggaGCGCACTTCTTTtgcaccggcggcgccgaggggatGGTTCGAGTCTGGGACATGCGCAAGCGCCAGCTCGTGTCCACGTTCAAGGAACACAGgaaccgcgtcgtcggactcACCGTCCTCACCGACGACCTCCACGTCGTGTCCGCGAGCAGGGACAGGAGCATCATCACGTGGGATTTAGTTCGCGAGTGTCGGGTGCACCAGCAGACGCAACACGTCGGCGGCATCAACGCGTGCGTCATCAACCAGGCCAACCCTGAGGCCATGCAGATGGTGTCCGTCGGTCAGGACCGGTCGCTGTCGTTCTGGGACCTCATGGACAGGGATCCGCTGCAGATTGTCAAAGGTGCGCACTCGCAGGAGTgcacgtgcgcggcgctgtcGAGCCAAGGCGTGTTGGCCACCGGGAGCAAAGATCAGACGGTGAAGCTGTGGGATTTCGACAGCGGACGgttgctcgccgcgcagcacgCGCACTGCGGCAGCGTGAGCAGCGTGACGTTCTCGGCGGACGGCCGGACGTTGGTGAGCGGGGGAGAGGACGGCATCGTCATGGTctgggacgtcgccgtcgatcgttAA
- a CDS encoding hypothetical protein (Putative superoxide dismutase copper chaperone; this model contains a heavy-metal-associated domain and a Copper/zinc superoxide dismutase domain), with protein sequence MSCGKCVAAVESAVAAVPGVEAVTGALETNTVRVVARLQHADDVIDAITGAGYKARLIGSGDVEAFGEDLARRLGTDLRTLRQSLAAVAEFKGKAYGHGDVTGVVRFVAVNEDTCVVEGALEGLVPGAAYAVTVRQFGDTTHGVATTGGVYTAVDASADADAAADADIDAARAAGDLGEVTADADGRATVPSRVVDSRVKVWDVIGRSLAVVRANGPGEEDGAAAVLARSAGVGENLKRVCHCDGTVIFESTPDDFKPSSA encoded by the coding sequence ATGTCGTGCGGCaagtgcgtcgccgcggtggagtccgccgtcgccgccgtgccggGGGTCGAggccgtcaccggcgcgctcgagaccaacaccgtccgcgtcgtcgccaggcTCCaacacgccgacgacgtcatcgacgccatcaccggcgcggggtaCAAGGCGAGGCTCatcggcagcggcgacgtcgaggcgttcggcgaggacctcgcgcggAGGCTCGGCACCGATCTTCGGACCCTCCGGCAGTCCCTCGCTGCGGTGGCCGAGTTCAAGGGTAAGGCGTacgggcacggcgacgtgaCGGGGGTGGTGCGGTTCGTCGCCGTGAACGAGGACACGTGCGTCGTGGAAGGTGCGCTGGAAGGGTTAGTTCCGGGTGCCGCGtacgcggtgacggtgagGCAGTTTGGAGACACCACGCACGGGGTCGCGACAACCGGCGGAGTCTACACAGCTGTGGACGCTTCCGCTGACGCGGACGCTGCTGCTGACGCAGatatcgacgcggcgcgcgccgccggggacctcggcgaggtcaccgccgacgccgacggccgcgcgACCGTTCCCAGCAGGGTGGTCGATTCGAGGGTCAAAGTTTGGGACGTCATCGGGCGGTCGCTGGCTGTCGTTCGAGCGAACGGGCCCGGCGaagaggacggcgcggcggcggtgctcgcgaggagcgcgggcgtGGGGGAGAACCTGAAGAGGGTGTGCCACTGCGACGGGACCGTGATATTCGAGTCGACGCCCGACGATTTcaagccgtcgtcggcgtga
- a CDS encoding superoxide dismutase (Superoxide dismutases (SODs) catalyse the conversion of superoxide radicals to hydrogen peroxide and molecular oxygen. Three evolutionarily distinct families of SODs are known, of which the copper/zinc-binding family is one.): MAAVATSVNLSAKSALVGSKKVVTARAFAPASARRALVVEAADKKAVCVLTGTAGVEGVVTFTQSGDGPTKVVGDLKGLAAGKHGFHIHEFGDTTNGCMSTGPHFNPHGKDHGAPTDENRHAGDLGNVVATADGCTFEIEDVQIPLSGVNSIIGRACVIHELEDDLGKGDSSEIGTQGKTSKTTGNAGARLACGVIALTPA, encoded by the exons atggccgccgtcgccacctccgTGAACCTCTCCGCCAagtccgcgctcgtcggctcCAA GAAGGTCgtgaccgcgcgcgcgttcgctcccgcgtccgcccgtcgcgctctcgtcgtcgaggccgccgatAAGAAGGCCGTCTGCGTCCTCACCGGCACCGCGGGCGTGGAGGGTGTCGTCACCTTCACCCAGTCCGGCGACGGTCCCACCAAGGTTGTCGGCGACCTCAAGggtctcgccgcgggcaagcACGGCTTCCACATCCACGAGTTCGGCGACACCACCAACGGCTGCATGTCCACCGGACCCCACTTCAACCCGCACGGCAAGGACCACGGCGCCCCCACCGACGAGAACCGCCACGCGGGCGACCTCGgcaacgtcgtcgccaccgccgacggctgCACCTTCGAGATCGAGGATGTCCAGATCCCCCTCTCCGGAGTCAACTCCATCATCGgccgcgcgtgcgtcatccacgagctcgaggacgacctcgGCAAGGGCGACTCCTCCGAGATTGGCACCCAGGGCAAGACCTCCAAGACCACCGgcaacgcgggcgcgcgtctcgcgtgcggcgtcatcgcgctcACCCCCGCGTAA
- a CDS encoding predicted protein, producing RFALELEFVMSLANPRYVHHLASTGAMDDPAFIAYLEYLRYWEQPQYAKFVHYPHAFYFLEQLRRPEFRKAMANPRLAEQAHAHQFWHWQRSR from the exons CGCttcgccctcgagctcgagttCGTGATGTCGCTCGCGAACCCGCGCTACGTCCATC acctcgcgtccaccggcgccatggacgacccggcgttcatcgcgtACCTGGAGTACCTGCGATACTGGGAGCAGCCGCAGTACGCCAAGTTCGTGCACTACCCACACGCGTTTTACTTTTTGGAGCAGCTGCGGCGGCCGGAGTTCCGCAAGGCGATGGCCAATCCGAGGCTGGCGGAGCAGGCGCACGCGCACCAGTTCTGGCACTGGCAGCGGAGCAGg
- a CDS encoding predicted protein, translating to MDSKKMYEAVFGKSSSSSFSGQGRTLGTKAEDEEKKKARIAALEAEAARRRAQAGGGASGGGGAPSRGGLAPSGAAAAAAARLAAGAGGSSADDMRRQILAERERRRAAMLKEKEEREKALAAEDEDPAMAPLNDAVARVAAHADAEASASLLLRIVGNALNNPTEPKYRRVRLANPKIAAAVLDTDGGLVLLECSGFRLVFEDDGGEGDPRVMVLDADADPAPLSAAFRRLARLAPAAAAKFSQAAPAVTAPRPPDPAKPPAAGRNARAFTPAEVCAAAVTDLGDEYFQRTPEEIQAEMARKRAQRERDSVLTTKSWKDKNRFGWEGGDGPAGGGFDAGKPAVVRVRMPDGVVLQGDFGRREPAGAVREFVASALREPHRTFSLSFLGKPVTEDDEGGAAAKAAAEREQAKARGGKGAGYAAAGTVEGAGLFPSALVTLKWTDANTDGGKAALASALMASAEPLE from the exons ATGGACAGCAAGAAGATGTACGAGGCCGTCTTCGGCAAG agctcgtcgtcgtcgttcagcGGCCAGGGCAGGACCTTGGGCaccaaggcggaggacgaggagaagaagaaggcgcgcatcgccgcgctcgaagccgaggctgcgaggcgacgcgcgcaggctgggggcggcgcgtcgggaggaggcggcgccccgtcgcgcggcggtctcgcgccgagcggtgcggccgccgccgccgccgcgcgcctcgccgccggcgccggtggatCATCCGCGGACGACATGCGCCGGcagatcctcgccgagcgcgagcgacgtcgcgcggcgatgctcaaggagaaggaggaacgcgagaaggcgctcgccgccgaggatgaggatcccgcgatggcgccgctcaacgacgccgtcgcccgcgtcgccgcgcacgccgacgcggaggcgtccgcgtcgctcctGCTGCGCATCGTCGGCAACGCGTTGAACAACCCGACGGAGCCCAAGTACCGAAGGGTTCGACTCGCCAACCCCaaaatcgccgccgcggtgctcgacaCCGACGGGGGGCTCGTGTTGCTCGAATGCTCCGGGTTCAGGCTCGtgttcgaggacgacggcggcgagggcgacccACGCGTCATGGtcctggacgcggacgcggacccggcgccgctGAGCGCGGCTTTTCGTAGGCTGGCcaggctcgcgcccgccgcggcggcaaagTTTTCGCAagccgcgccagctgtgacggcgcctcgtccgccggaCCCGGCCaagccccccgcggcgggtcgtaacgcgagggcgttcacgcccgcggaggtgtgcgccgccgccgtcaccgaccTCGGGGACGAGTACTTCCAGCGGACGCCCGAGGAGATCCAGGCGGAGATGGCTCGCAAGCgggcgcagcgcgagcgagaTTCGGTGTTGACGACGAAGTCGTGGAAGGATAAAAACAGGTTCGGTTGGGAAGGAGGGGACGGtccggcgggcggcgggttcgacgcgggTAAGCCCGCGGTGGTCCGCGTGCGCATGccggacggcgtcgtgctTCAAGGGGACTTCGGTAGGCGCGagcccgcgggggcggtgagGGAGTTtgtggcgagcgcgctgcgAGAACCCCACAGGACGTTTTCGCTCTCCTTCCTCGGCAAGCCGGtgacggaggacgacgaggggggcgccgccgccaaggctgcggcggagcgcgagcaggcGAAGGCTCGCGGGGGTAAAGGCGCGgggtacgccgcggcggggacggtggagggcgcgggtCTGTTTCCGTCCGCGCTGGTGACGCTCAAGTGGACGGATGCGAACACGGATGGCGGGAaggccgcgctcgcgtccgcgctcatGGCGTCCGCCGAGCCCCTCGagtga